One genomic window of uncultured delta proteobacterium includes the following:
- a CDS encoding Trap dicarboxylate transporter, dctm subunit gives MIFKDPVFWTLALFLVPLVVRVPIAVALGTATIAVVWFWDMGYQMLSYSFYAGISKTPLLAIPFFILAGIIMEKVGIAERIIALIKQIVGDITGGLAIATVVVAAFWGAVSGSGPATVAALGLILIPSMAKAGYDKPFAAATVSVSSGLAIIIPPSIAFIVYADIMQESVGAMFAAGILPGILIASCLAIAVYIVSRIKGYRGEKRGTPAQIWAAFYDALWGLATPGIILGGIYGGIFTPTEAAAVATFYGLFVGILVYRTLTFKVLYEILVEATISTAVVMFVVACAGLYSWLGATVGLIDKIATVLLAVSQNPAIIMLMINVILLVAGMLLDANSIMYIFLPILMPIIKHLGWDPIWFGIVMTVNLAIGQVTPPVAVNLFVGARISGLTMEAIAKPAIPLIVAAAIGLAILCVFEDIALVIPRALGMM, from the coding sequence GTGATATTTAAAGATCCCGTATTCTGGACACTGGCCCTCTTCCTCGTTCCCCTGGTCGTTCGCGTTCCGATCGCCGTGGCCCTCGGAACCGCCACCATCGCGGTGGTCTGGTTCTGGGACATGGGCTACCAGATGCTGTCCTACAGCTTTTACGCCGGCATCTCCAAAACGCCGCTCCTGGCCATCCCCTTCTTTATCCTCGCGGGGATCATCATGGAGAAGGTGGGCATAGCGGAACGCATCATCGCCCTTATCAAGCAGATCGTGGGCGACATAACCGGCGGCCTCGCCATCGCAACGGTCGTCGTGGCGGCCTTCTGGGGCGCGGTCAGCGGTTCCGGTCCCGCAACCGTTGCGGCGCTGGGGCTCATCCTTATCCCCAGCATGGCGAAAGCCGGGTACGACAAACCCTTCGCCGCGGCGACGGTTTCCGTTTCCTCGGGCCTTGCCATCATCATCCCGCCCAGCATCGCGTTCATCGTGTACGCGGACATCATGCAGGAATCCGTGGGCGCCATGTTCGCGGCCGGCATCCTGCCGGGCATTCTGATCGCCTCGTGCCTCGCCATCGCGGTGTACATCGTGTCGCGCATCAAAGGCTACCGGGGTGAAAAACGCGGCACCCCGGCCCAAATTTGGGCCGCCTTCTACGACGCCCTCTGGGGCCTCGCCACCCCGGGCATCATTCTGGGCGGCATTTACGGAGGGATTTTCACGCCGACCGAAGCCGCTGCCGTGGCCACGTTCTACGGGCTTTTCGTGGGCATTCTCGTCTACCGGACCCTGACCTTTAAAGTCCTGTACGAAATTCTGGTGGAAGCCACGATTTCAACGGCGGTCGTCATGTTCGTGGTGGCCTGCGCCGGCCTTTATTCCTGGCTGGGCGCAACCGTCGGCCTGATCGACAAAATCGCCACCGTACTGCTTGCCGTGTCCCAGAACCCCGCGATCATCATGCTGATGATAAACGTCATTCTGCTCGTCGCGGGCATGCTGCTGGACGCCAACTCCATCATGTACATCTTCCTGCCCATCCTGATGCCCATCATCAAGCACCTGGGCTGGGACCCGATCTGGTTCGGCATCGTCATGACGGTCAACCTCGCCATCGGCCAGGTTACGCCGCCGGTCGCCGTCAACCTGTTCGTGGGCGCGCGTATATCCGGGCTGACCATGGAAGCCATCGCCAAACCGGCCATCCCGCTGATCGTGGCGGCGGCCATAGGGCTGGCGATCCTGTGCGTGTTCGAGGATATCGCGCTTGTCATCCCGCGCGCGCTGGGCATGATGTAG
- a CDS encoding exported hypothetical protein (Evidence 5 : No homology to any previously reported sequences), protein MKTVSACLLVLALIFFPGTAPAAVWEADRPVPEPDPAVVAAMTVEMVQVIPGYYAAARVFHAPEILSEGDGYAVVERIFGATDVPAGKVVFFSGSRPVSEELVAIYFEERDNPINSLVSSMDFSAREIMKERNQSPNDKKAYETALAEARNEWAGDLWRFHAPAFAAEKLLVLYRDDAEGTDAAFRGKEVTVLGQSIALRQDDKGRRFVEMPGTEAGSGKVVCLVGGGDPSYALLKDGGQGVVVGKVRGMEGAALVLDQGKVYIPRQ, encoded by the coding sequence TGTGGGAGGCTGACCGGCCCGTCCCGGAGCCGGATCCGGCCGTCGTCGCGGCGATGACGGTGGAAATGGTACAGGTCATTCCGGGGTATTACGCTGCCGCGCGGGTCTTCCATGCGCCGGAAATACTTTCGGAGGGCGACGGGTATGCGGTGGTGGAGCGTATTTTCGGCGCCACGGACGTCCCGGCCGGGAAAGTGGTCTTTTTTTCAGGCAGCAGGCCGGTCAGCGAGGAATTGGTGGCGATTTATTTCGAGGAACGCGACAACCCCATAAATTCCCTCGTGTCCTCCATGGATTTCTCGGCCCGGGAAATCATGAAGGAGCGCAACCAGAGCCCGAACGACAAAAAGGCTTATGAAACCGCGCTGGCGGAAGCCAGGAACGAGTGGGCCGGCGACTTATGGCGCTTTCACGCGCCGGCCTTTGCCGCCGAAAAATTGCTGGTCCTGTACCGGGACGACGCGGAGGGCACGGACGCCGCCTTCCGGGGAAAAGAGGTCACCGTGCTGGGGCAGAGCATTGCGCTGCGCCAGGACGACAAGGGGCGGCGCTTCGTGGAAATGCCCGGCACGGAGGCGGGCAGCGGAAAAGTGGTGTGCCTTGTCGGCGGCGGCGACCCGTCTTACGCGCTGTTAAAAGACGGCGGCCAGGGCGTTGTGGTGGGGAAGGTCCGGGGCATGGAGGGGGCCGCTCTCGTTCTGGATCAAGGAAAAGTCTATATTCCCCGGCAATAG